In one window of Janthinobacterium sp. 1_2014MBL_MicDiv DNA:
- a CDS encoding LemA family protein, with product MQITNQFTKWLRLALSVTVLAGVLTGCGYNDFQSKDEATKAAWGEVVNQYQRRADLIPNLVNTVKGYATHERETLEAVTKARAAATSFQITPEVLNDPAAFEKFQQVQGQLSSALSRLMVVSEKYPDLKADTSFRDLQSQLEGTENRITVARQRYITAVQDYNVHARSFPNNLTAMVFGYKVKPSFTVENEKAISTAPTVDFGK from the coding sequence ATGCAAATCACCAATCAATTCACCAAATGGCTGCGCCTGGCGCTGAGCGTCACCGTCCTGGCCGGCGTCCTGACGGGCTGCGGCTACAACGACTTCCAGAGCAAGGACGAGGCAACCAAGGCCGCCTGGGGCGAAGTGGTCAACCAGTACCAGCGCCGCGCCGACCTGATCCCCAACCTGGTGAACACCGTCAAGGGCTATGCCACGCACGAACGGGAGACGCTGGAAGCGGTGACCAAGGCGCGCGCCGCCGCCACCAGTTTCCAGATCACGCCGGAAGTACTGAACGATCCGGCCGCGTTTGAAAAGTTCCAGCAAGTGCAGGGGCAACTGTCGTCTGCCCTGTCGCGCCTGATGGTGGTGTCCGAGAAATACCCGGACTTGAAGGCCGACACCAGCTTCCGCGACTTGCAGTCGCAGCTGGAAGGCACGGAAAACCGCATCACCGTGGCGCGCCAGCGTTACATTACCGCCGTGCAAGACTACAACGTGCATGCGCGCAGCTTCCCGAACAACCTGACGGCCATGGTCTTCGGCTACAAGGTCAAACCATCGTTCACGGTGGAAAATGAGAAGGCCATCTCGACCGCGCCAACCGTCGATTTCGGCAAATAA
- a CDS encoding SDR family NAD(P)-dependent oxidoreductase yields the protein MKLINKTAIVTGATQGIGLACASRLLAEGAQVMLVDIKEEGAQAAAALGPQARFFCADVSQKADVDAMLKETLAQFGHIDILVNNAGVTHAADFLDVCEDDFDRVMRINLKSMFLCGQAVAREMVKRNSGCIINMSSVNAELAIPNQVPYVVSKGAINQLTKVMALNLAPYGVRVNGIGPGTILTELAKQAVLSSPEARHTILSRTPLGRCGEPEEVAGIAAFLASDDATYMTGQTIYVDGGRMALNYTVAVKE from the coding sequence ATGAAACTGATCAATAAAACCGCCATCGTCACGGGCGCCACGCAAGGCATCGGCCTGGCGTGCGCCAGCCGCCTGCTCGCCGAAGGGGCGCAGGTGATGCTGGTCGACATCAAGGAAGAAGGCGCGCAAGCGGCGGCCGCCCTCGGTCCGCAGGCGCGCTTCTTCTGCGCCGACGTCAGCCAGAAGGCGGACGTGGACGCCATGCTGAAGGAAACCCTGGCCCAGTTCGGCCACATCGATATCCTCGTCAACAATGCGGGCGTGACGCACGCGGCCGATTTCCTCGATGTCTGCGAAGACGATTTCGACAGGGTCATGCGCATCAACCTGAAGTCGATGTTCCTGTGCGGCCAGGCCGTGGCGCGCGAAATGGTCAAGCGCAACAGCGGCTGCATCATCAATATGTCCAGCGTCAATGCGGAGCTGGCGATCCCGAACCAGGTGCCCTACGTTGTGTCGAAGGGCGCCATCAACCAGCTGACCAAGGTCATGGCCTTGAATCTCGCCCCGTACGGCGTGCGCGTGAACGGCATCGGGCCGGGCACCATCCTGACGGAACTGGCCAAGCAGGCTGTGCTGTCCAGTCCGGAGGCGCGCCACACGATCTTGTCGCGCACGCCGCTGGGCCGCTGCGGCGAACCGGAAGAAGTGGCCGGCATCGCCGCCTTCCTGGCCAGCGACGACGCCACCTACATGACGGGCCAGACCATCTATGTGGACGGCGGACGCATGGCGCTCAATTACACGGTAGCCGTGAAGGAATAA
- a CDS encoding M28 family peptidase: MQKLFSSLAFTALASSLTLAFSAHAAAPAAKDLPTVQEAPLRAHLAFLSNDLLEGRGTGQRGADLTVAYLETQAQMAGLKPVRGNSYRQSVQIAGVKSLPAESSLQAVAGGKAVPLAFGPDWVWATGDSVAAHTLDAPLVFVGYGITAPEEGWNDFNGVDVKDKIVVMMVNDPQPTVAEPNRFAGKALTYYGRWTYKFEEAKRQGAAGVLLIHTKPSASYAWSVVQNSWSGSERFQLADRTAGTPLQGWITEDAARRLFAAGGQDLDALRAKAESKDFKAVALDAKLSGEMKSAVRKVEQFNIAGMVPGTDPKLKDEAVIYSGHWDHLGKQGDTGDTIYNGAVDNASGTAGLLAMAQEAVKKPARRTQIFLWVAAEEQGLLGSAAYAADPLWPLDKTAAALNLDSLNFVGATHDIGAQGSERTELGAMAATVAKAMGMHIAQARPDLAGGYFRSDHFSFAKAGVPAFSINGGREYIKDVEASKAKAAAYGPRYHQVTDEYDASWDLSGMTQQAQFTLNLGQAVANGAKMPAWKAGDAFGKAREQAAK; this comes from the coding sequence ATGCAGAAGCTGTTTTCCTCCCTGGCCTTCACGGCGCTCGCTTCCAGCCTGACGCTGGCGTTTTCCGCGCACGCCGCCGCGCCTGCCGCCAAGGACTTGCCGACCGTGCAGGAAGCGCCGTTGCGCGCCCACCTGGCCTTCCTGTCGAACGACTTGCTGGAAGGCCGCGGCACGGGCCAGCGCGGCGCCGACCTGACGGTGGCGTACCTGGAAACCCAGGCGCAGATGGCAGGGCTGAAACCCGTGCGCGGCAACAGCTACCGCCAGAGCGTGCAGATCGCCGGCGTGAAGTCGCTGCCGGCCGAGAGCAGCCTGCAGGCCGTGGCGGGCGGCAAGGCCGTGCCGCTGGCGTTCGGCCCGGACTGGGTATGGGCCACGGGCGACTCCGTTGCCGCCCACACGTTGGATGCGCCGCTGGTGTTCGTCGGCTATGGCATCACGGCGCCGGAAGAAGGCTGGAACGATTTCAACGGTGTCGATGTCAAGGACAAGATCGTCGTCATGATGGTCAACGACCCGCAGCCGACCGTGGCCGAACCGAACCGCTTCGCCGGCAAGGCGCTGACGTATTACGGCCGCTGGACGTATAAATTCGAGGAAGCCAAGCGCCAGGGCGCCGCCGGCGTGTTGCTGATCCACACGAAGCCATCGGCATCGTATGCGTGGAGCGTGGTGCAGAACAGCTGGAGCGGCAGCGAGCGCTTCCAGCTGGCCGACCGCACGGCAGGCACGCCGTTGCAGGGCTGGATCACGGAAGACGCGGCGCGCCGCCTGTTTGCGGCCGGCGGCCAGGACCTGGACGCCTTGCGCGCCAAGGCGGAAAGCAAGGACTTTAAAGCCGTCGCACTGGACGCCAAACTGTCGGGCGAAATGAAGTCCGCCGTGCGCAAGGTGGAGCAGTTCAACATCGCCGGCATGGTGCCGGGCACCGACCCGAAGCTGAAGGATGAAGCCGTCATCTACAGCGGCCACTGGGATCACCTGGGCAAGCAGGGTGACACGGGCGACACCATCTACAACGGCGCCGTCGACAATGCCTCGGGCACGGCAGGCTTGCTGGCCATGGCGCAGGAAGCCGTGAAAAAGCCGGCCAGGCGCACGCAGATTTTCCTGTGGGTGGCGGCCGAAGAACAGGGCTTATTGGGCAGCGCCGCCTACGCGGCCGATCCGTTGTGGCCGCTGGACAAGACGGCTGCCGCGCTGAATCTCGACAGCCTGAACTTCGTCGGCGCCACGCATGACATCGGTGCACAGGGCAGCGAGCGCACGGAACTGGGCGCCATGGCGGCCACGGTGGCGAAAGCCATGGGCATGCATATCGCGCAAGCGCGCCCTGACCTGGCCGGCGGCTATTTCCGCAGCGACCATTTCAGCTTTGCCAAGGCGGGCGTGCCCGCGTTTTCCATCAATGGCGGACGCGAGTACATCAAGGACGTGGAAGCGTCGAAAGCGAAGGCGGCCGCGTATGGCCCCCGCTATCATCAGGTCACCGATGAGTACGACGCCAGCTGGGATTTGTCCGGCATGACGCAGCAGGCGCAGTTCACCCTGAACCTGGGCCAGGCCGTGGCGAATGGCGCGAAGATGCCGGCCTGGAAGGCGGGCGACGCGTTCGGCAAGGCGCGCGAGCAAGCCGCAAAATAA
- a CDS encoding VanZ family protein yields MPDYRQVCRHGTPLPFMTMARTGKAGDKVSTEQLSLLTHFIWVFGPRPRGPFFCQRYTSLRKNTTVPPAHDIVRFLMLSFTTMFPPLLQLCFADRYERLRYRTALLLYVLVILIGDIPGVRADVGQYASGGVLHSVGYGVLALILFSGTGGSMGRRALLSILMVTAMGALDEFIQSFLPYRRGAVQDWMVDITAAVAVTLPLCFLWPKMVAAALGQARPLPEA; encoded by the coding sequence ATGCCTGACTACAGACAGGTGTGCCGCCATGGCACACCACTCCCTTTCATGACCATGGCGCGCACCGGCAAGGCGGGCGACAAGGTTAGTACCGAGCAACTCTCACTCTTGACCCATTTCATTTGGGTTTTTGGCCCGCGCCCCCGCGGGCCTTTTTTTTGCCAGCGATACACATCCTTGCGCAAAAACACGACCGTCCCTCCCGCCCATGATATTGTTCGCTTCCTTATGCTTTCCTTCACGACCATGTTCCCGCCCCTGCTCCAGCTGTGTTTTGCCGACCGATACGAACGCCTGCGCTACCGCACCGCGCTGCTGTTGTACGTACTGGTGATCCTGATCGGCGATATCCCCGGCGTGCGCGCCGACGTCGGCCAATATGCCTCGGGCGGCGTGCTGCATTCCGTCGGCTACGGCGTGCTGGCGCTGATTCTGTTCAGCGGCACGGGCGGCAGCATGGGCCGCCGCGCGCTGCTGTCGATCCTGATGGTAACGGCCATGGGCGCGCTCGACGAGTTCATCCAGAGTTTCCTGCCCTACCGCCGTGGCGCAGTCCAGGATTGGATGGTCGATATCACGGCCGCGGTCGCCGTTACCCTGCCGCTGTGTTTCCTCTGGCCCAAAATGGTCGCCGCCGCGCTGGGCCAGGCAAGGCCGTTGCCAGAAGCTTAG
- a CDS encoding LLM class flavin-dependent oxidoreductase: MIPFSILDLAPIAEGSDASQSFKNTLDLAQHGERWGYNRYWLAEHHGMPGIASAATAVVIAHVAAGTKTIRVGAGGVMLPNHSPLVIAEQFGTLEALHPGRIDLGLGRAPGSDQTTARALRRDLQSDAEQFPQDVLELIDYMSDEPRQRVLAVPGKGAKVPVWILGSSLFGAQLAAHLGLPYAFASHFAPQMMLQAVAYYREHFKPSKQLAKPYVMLGFNVFAADTDAEAHLRATSMQQAFVNLRTGRPSRLQPPVPGYLEQLGPQERAMLDSVLSCTAIGAPDTVKAKMAAFIAETGADELMITSQIFEHQHRLRSYEITAQVHAELARQS, from the coding sequence ATGATTCCATTTTCCATACTCGACCTGGCCCCCATCGCCGAAGGCAGCGACGCCAGCCAGTCGTTCAAGAACACGCTCGACCTGGCGCAGCACGGCGAACGCTGGGGCTACAACCGCTACTGGCTGGCCGAACACCACGGCATGCCCGGCATCGCCAGCGCCGCCACGGCCGTCGTGATCGCCCATGTGGCGGCCGGCACGAAAACCATCCGCGTGGGCGCGGGCGGCGTCATGCTGCCGAACCATTCGCCGCTGGTCATCGCGGAACAGTTCGGCACCCTGGAAGCGCTGCATCCTGGCCGCATCGACCTGGGCCTGGGCCGCGCCCCCGGTTCCGACCAGACGACGGCGCGCGCCCTGCGCCGCGACCTGCAGTCCGATGCGGAACAGTTCCCGCAGGACGTGCTGGAATTGATCGACTATATGTCCGACGAGCCGCGCCAGCGCGTGCTGGCCGTGCCCGGCAAGGGCGCGAAAGTGCCCGTGTGGATACTCGGCTCGAGCCTGTTCGGCGCCCAGCTGGCGGCCCACCTGGGCTTGCCATATGCGTTTGCCTCGCATTTCGCACCGCAAATGATGCTGCAAGCCGTGGCCTATTACCGCGAACACTTCAAGCCTTCAAAACAGTTGGCGAAACCCTACGTGATGCTGGGTTTCAACGTGTTTGCCGCCGACACGGATGCGGAAGCGCACTTGCGCGCCACGTCGATGCAGCAGGCGTTCGTGAACTTGCGCACGGGGCGCCCGTCGCGCTTGCAACCACCGGTGCCAGGTTACCTGGAGCAGCTGGGCCCGCAGGAACGCGCCATGCTCGATTCCGTCCTGTCATGCACGGCCATCGGCGCGCCAGACACGGTGAAGGCAAAGATGGCCGCCTTCATCGCCGAAACGGGCGCCGACGAGCTGATGATCACCTCGCAGATTTTCGAGCATCAGCACCGGCTGCGCTCGTACGAAATCACGGCGCAAGTGCACGCGGAACTGGCGCGCCAGTCATAA
- a CDS encoding TPM domain-containing protein, translating into MKAWSYLVALATALLLCTSLPASAQELVPVPPLAARVTDDAGMLDAKQNAALEAVLADYEAKTGSQIAVLLVKSTAPEAIEQYSIRVTDAWKLGRKGVDDGVLLMVAKDNPSALRRLRIEAGRGVQGVLTDAQSKRILQDVIAPHFKQDDYYGGLVAGIGAIATLLNQEQFPAPAQQQAPRTVEAGGLTFWLPLLFFGFLVVLTLFRSRGGPTRLQRGSNWSSGATGVVLGSILSQALNNRGGGGFGGGGFGGGGGGGGFGGGGGGFDGGGASGDW; encoded by the coding sequence ATGAAAGCCTGGTCTTATCTGGTGGCGCTGGCGACAGCGCTGCTGCTGTGCACCAGCCTGCCCGCCAGCGCGCAGGAGCTCGTGCCCGTGCCGCCGCTGGCGGCGCGCGTGACGGACGACGCCGGCATGCTGGACGCCAAGCAAAACGCGGCGCTGGAAGCCGTGCTGGCCGATTACGAAGCCAAGACGGGCAGCCAGATCGCCGTGCTGCTGGTCAAGAGCACGGCGCCGGAAGCGATCGAGCAATACAGCATCCGCGTGACGGATGCGTGGAAGCTGGGCCGCAAGGGCGTCGACGACGGCGTGCTGCTGATGGTGGCGAAGGACAACCCGTCCGCCCTGCGCCGCCTGCGCATCGAGGCGGGCCGCGGCGTGCAGGGCGTGCTGACGGATGCGCAATCGAAACGCATCCTGCAGGATGTCATCGCGCCGCATTTCAAGCAGGATGACTATTACGGCGGCCTGGTGGCCGGCATCGGCGCGATAGCCACCTTGCTGAACCAGGAGCAATTTCCCGCGCCTGCCCAGCAGCAGGCGCCGCGCACGGTGGAAGCGGGCGGCCTGACCTTCTGGCTGCCGCTGCTGTTCTTCGGCTTCCTCGTCGTGCTGACCCTGTTCCGCTCGCGCGGAGGACCGACGCGGCTGCAGCGCGGCAGCAACTGGTCCAGCGGCGCCACCGGCGTCGTGCTGGGCAGCATCCTCAGCCAGGCGCTGAACAACCGCGGCGGTGGCGGCTTCGGCGGCGGCGGTTTTGGCGGTGGCGGGGGCGGCGGTGGTTTCGGTGGCGGCGGCGGCGGTTTTGACGGCGGCGGCGCCTCGGGAGATTGGTAA
- a CDS encoding TPM domain-containing protein: MTKQLTFGQRCGRALKHLRGTPATGRQAFPESTLQAIETAIADGEQMHQAEVRLIVEAALTPGMAYQGVSNRERARELFAQYGVWDTEDNVGVLIYINLAEHQVDIVADRNVGRRVTPEQWQAVCRTMTKGFKDGNYHDSTLDALQQLNSLLQSHFPANGTRGNQLPNEPILL, translated from the coding sequence ATGACGAAACAACTGACATTCGGACAGCGCTGCGGGCGCGCCTTGAAGCATTTGCGGGGCACGCCGGCCACGGGACGCCAGGCTTTCCCGGAAAGCACCTTGCAAGCCATCGAGACGGCCATCGCCGACGGTGAACAGATGCACCAGGCGGAAGTGCGGCTGATCGTCGAGGCGGCCCTCACACCGGGCATGGCGTACCAGGGCGTGAGCAACCGCGAACGGGCGCGCGAACTGTTCGCCCAGTATGGCGTATGGGACACGGAAGATAATGTGGGCGTGCTGATCTACATCAACCTGGCCGAACACCAGGTCGATATCGTGGCCGACCGCAACGTGGGCCGCCGCGTCACGCCGGAGCAGTGGCAAGCTGTGTGCCGCACCATGACCAAAGGGTTTAAGGATGGCAACTACCACGACAGCACCCTGGATGCCTTGCAGCAGCTAAACAGCTTGCTGCAAAGCCACTTCCCCGCCAATGGCACGCGCGGCAACCAGTTGCCGAACGAACCCATCCTCCTCTGA
- a CDS encoding M24 family metallopeptidase gives MNWPLELEVAHKLAQMRGWLEDQRAGAVRLRGVDWFAWATAGASNSHCQTAECGCAEVLVTRDAAYILTDEAEAMRMREEEVRGPWTWQVSPWMQPQLYELREHFVQHVAGGAPILSDRPGLHERSLPVALREERLVLLESEQSRYRQVGQLAASAAADALRQARPEWSERELAAACVRALWLRGLQAVHVLASGAERQQRYRRAPAAHDALGSHAVLALCARRFGLCASLSRQRRFGPTLSTGMSTGTAGAAGGMDDADAAMLALEAVALDACEAGHALSMVYHALDSAYAYAGQPDTVRTSRQGGIHGYLAPEVAAGAHTEIILKRGMALAFHPSLPGSTVEDTFLLDANQLHNLTHDPAWPSTVVQGRSRPLTLALA, from the coding sequence ATGAACTGGCCGCTGGAACTGGAAGTGGCGCACAAGCTGGCGCAGATGCGCGGCTGGCTGGAAGACCAGCGTGCCGGTGCCGTGCGCCTGCGCGGCGTGGACTGGTTTGCCTGGGCCACGGCGGGCGCGTCGAACAGCCATTGCCAGACAGCCGAGTGCGGCTGTGCGGAGGTGCTGGTGACGCGCGACGCCGCTTACATCCTGACTGACGAGGCTGAAGCCATGCGCATGCGCGAAGAGGAAGTGCGCGGGCCGTGGACGTGGCAAGTGTCGCCATGGATGCAGCCCCAACTGTATGAATTGCGCGAGCATTTCGTGCAGCATGTAGCCGGTGGCGCGCCGATCTTGTCTGATCGGCCCGGACTGCATGAACGCAGCTTGCCCGTGGCCTTGCGCGAAGAGCGGCTGGTGCTGCTGGAATCGGAGCAGTCGCGCTACCGGCAAGTGGGCCAGCTGGCCGCCAGCGCGGCAGCGGACGCACTGCGCCAGGCCCGCCCCGAGTGGAGCGAGCGGGAACTGGCCGCCGCGTGCGTGCGCGCCCTGTGGCTGCGCGGCTTGCAAGCCGTGCACGTGCTGGCTTCGGGGGCCGAGCGTCAGCAGCGTTATCGCCGTGCACCGGCTGCCCATGACGCTCTCGGTTCGCACGCCGTGCTGGCCCTGTGCGCGCGGCGTTTTGGCCTGTGCGCGAGCCTGAGCCGTCAACGGCGCTTCGGCCCCACATTGAGCACGGGCATGAGCACGGGCACGGCGGGGGCGGCGGGCGGCATGGACGACGCCGATGCGGCCATGCTGGCGCTGGAAGCCGTGGCCCTGGACGCGTGCGAGGCGGGCCATGCGCTGAGCATGGTGTATCACGCGCTCGACAGCGCCTATGCATATGCAGGCCAGCCCGATACGGTGCGCACCAGCCGCCAGGGCGGCATTCATGGCTACCTGGCGCCCGAAGTGGCTGCCGGCGCGCATACGGAAATCATCCTGAAGCGCGGCATGGCGCTGGCGTTTCACCCCAGCCTGCCTGGCAGCACGGTGGAAGACACCTTCCTGCTCGACGCCAACCAATTGCATAACCTGACGCATGACCCTGCCTGGCCCTCCACCGTCGTGCAGGGGCGTAGCCGGCCATTGACACTGGCATTGGCTTAG
- a CDS encoding MFS transporter, with protein sequence MKPAVPATLDASTLLSATRILLFALSAGVLVASLYYVQPLTSMLAASFGVSVPQAGYLVTATQIGYVLGIVFLVPLSDVLDRRQLLTWMLIAKIAALLLAATSQNIIVFAIASVLMGITASALMVVTAMVASYAPDHSRGRMVGTVMTGLLLGILLARTVSGTVAQISGGWRTVYVLAAIVVAALLLMLRRILPNEAPRGKLQYGKLMASLADIIRQEPLLRQRALFSGLGLGTFSVFWTGLTFLLSGAPYHYSEMQIGLFGLAGATGAFAANTAGRMADRGYARQATWLLAVASLAGWALIGFGAHSLVLLLVGIVLLDMGVMGLQVTHQSIIYKLAPHARARVTTVFIAGGFIGASAGSALASASFAAGGWPALCMVGGAMPLLLLLVWSKYRHSQRRLERAAQASIT encoded by the coding sequence ATGAAACCAGCTGTTCCCGCTACCCTCGACGCCAGCACCCTGCTGAGCGCCACCCGCATCCTGCTGTTTGCCCTGTCCGCCGGCGTGCTCGTCGCCAGCCTCTATTATGTGCAGCCGCTCACGTCCATGCTGGCCGCCTCGTTTGGCGTCAGCGTGCCGCAAGCGGGCTACCTGGTCACGGCCACGCAGATCGGCTATGTGCTGGGCATCGTCTTCCTCGTACCGCTCAGCGACGTGCTGGACCGCCGCCAGCTGCTGACGTGGATGTTGATCGCCAAGATAGCCGCCCTGCTGCTGGCGGCCACCAGCCAGAATATTATTGTCTTTGCCATCGCCAGCGTCTTGATGGGGATCACGGCCAGCGCATTGATGGTGGTCACGGCCATGGTGGCCTCGTATGCGCCCGATCACAGCCGGGGCCGCATGGTGGGCACCGTCATGACGGGCCTGTTGCTGGGAATCTTGCTGGCGCGTACAGTGTCCGGCACGGTGGCGCAGATCAGCGGCGGCTGGCGCACCGTCTACGTGCTGGCCGCCATCGTCGTCGCGGCGCTGCTGTTGATGCTGCGCCGCATCCTGCCAAACGAGGCACCACGGGGCAAGCTGCAATACGGCAAGCTGATGGCCTCGCTGGCCGACATCATCCGCCAGGAGCCGCTGCTGCGCCAGCGCGCGCTGTTCTCCGGCCTGGGCCTGGGCACCTTCAGCGTGTTCTGGACGGGCCTGACCTTCTTGCTCAGCGGCGCGCCCTACCACTACTCGGAAATGCAGATCGGCCTGTTCGGCCTGGCGGGCGCCACGGGGGCATTTGCCGCGAACACGGCGGGCCGCATGGCCGACCGCGGCTACGCGCGCCAGGCCACGTGGCTGCTGGCCGTCGCCTCGCTCGCGGGATGGGCCCTGATCGGCTTCGGCGCCCACTCGCTGGTGCTGCTGCTGGTCGGCATCGTCCTGCTGGACATGGGCGTGATGGGGCTGCAAGTGACGCACCAGTCCATCATCTATAAACTGGCGCCGCATGCGCGCGCAAGGGTCACCACCGTCTTCATCGCGGGCGGCTTCATCGGCGCCTCGGCCGGTTCGGCGCTGGCCAGCGCCAGCTTTGCCGCCGGCGGCTGGCCCGCCCTGTGCATGGTCGGCGGCGCCATGCCGCTCCTGCTGCTGCTAGTGTGGAGCAAGTACCGCCACTCGCAGCGCCGGCTGGAACGGGCCGCCCAGGCATCTATCACGTAG
- a CDS encoding dipeptidase: MTKKPVLLTLLTLLLQSAFPLAAHAAPVSAQAQETARHALATYPEPLIASLAKMVSYNTVADPAVPFADNPQHTGFKRYLAQEAQRLGFDFHDHGHVVIIGMGSGSERVGVITHGDVQPVNPAKWARSPFELDRTSEPGKLLGRGTEDDKGPIATALYAMKAIQDKKVPLSKRIELYVYMAEESDWEPLKQFLKTHTPPQVNITIDAEYPVVTAEKGYGSIKLTLPPRTALPVGGGPVLTRLTGGFFGSQIPEDASAVIAHAPPALEAAIRARAQAQQGVRYSYARDGDTLTVTALGVSAHSSKPEDGVNAISMLADALAVRPWQGTQAADMLSFLNELVGTGIHGERFGQIAYRDGFMGPMTVAPTVLKQNGGELELNINLRRPQGKTAAVLQQQVTAAFDGWKARRHVPATLQVQIGEPWLQTAAPQIPTLLSVFSHYTGIADPQPVAIGGGTNSRLFPNAVSFGPAMPHTVYTGHSEHEFITEKQLLLNLQMYTAVLIELAQ; this comes from the coding sequence ATGACCAAGAAACCCGTCTTGCTGACCCTGCTGACCCTGCTGCTGCAGTCCGCCTTCCCGCTTGCCGCCCACGCCGCGCCCGTCAGTGCGCAGGCGCAGGAAACGGCCCGCCATGCGCTGGCCACCTATCCCGAACCGCTGATCGCCAGCCTGGCGAAGATGGTCAGCTACAACACGGTGGCCGACCCGGCCGTGCCGTTTGCCGACAATCCCCAGCACACGGGCTTCAAGCGCTACCTGGCGCAAGAGGCGCAGCGCCTCGGCTTTGATTTTCACGATCACGGCCATGTGGTGATCATCGGCATGGGCAGTGGCAGCGAGCGCGTGGGCGTCATCACGCACGGCGACGTGCAACCGGTGAATCCCGCCAAGTGGGCCCGTTCGCCGTTCGAGCTGGACCGCACCAGCGAGCCGGGCAAGCTGCTGGGACGGGGCACGGAAGACGACAAGGGCCCGATCGCCACGGCCCTGTATGCGATGAAGGCCATCCAGGATAAGAAAGTCCCGCTGAGCAAGCGCATCGAACTGTACGTCTACATGGCCGAGGAGTCGGACTGGGAGCCATTGAAACAGTTCCTCAAGACCCATACGCCGCCGCAGGTGAATATCACCATCGACGCGGAATACCCGGTGGTGACGGCCGAGAAGGGCTACGGTTCGATCAAGCTGACCCTGCCGCCGCGCACGGCCTTGCCGGTGGGCGGCGGCCCCGTGCTGACGCGCTTGACGGGCGGCTTTTTCGGCAGCCAGATCCCGGAAGATGCGAGCGCCGTCATCGCGCACGCGCCGCCAGCGCTGGAAGCGGCCATCCGCGCGCGGGCGCAGGCGCAACAGGGCGTGCGCTACAGCTACGCGCGGGACGGCGACACCCTGACGGTGACGGCGCTGGGCGTGTCGGCCCACTCGTCGAAGCCGGAGGATGGCGTCAACGCCATCAGCATGCTGGCCGACGCGCTGGCCGTGCGGCCATGGCAGGGCACGCAGGCGGCCGACATGCTGTCGTTCCTGAATGAACTGGTGGGCACGGGCATCCACGGCGAGCGCTTTGGCCAGATCGCCTACCGCGATGGCTTCATGGGGCCGATGACGGTGGCGCCGACCGTGCTCAAGCAGAATGGCGGCGAACTGGAACTGAATATCAACCTGCGCCGTCCGCAAGGCAAGACGGCGGCCGTGCTGCAGCAGCAGGTGACGGCCGCGTTCGATGGCTGGAAGGCGCGGCGACATGTGCCGGCCACCTTGCAGGTGCAGATCGGCGAACCGTGGTTGCAGACGGCGGCGCCGCAGATCCCCACCCTGCTGTCCGTCTTTTCGCACTACACGGGCATCGCCGATCCGCAACCGGTGGCTATCGGCGGCGGCACCAATTCGCGGCTGTTCCCGAACGCCGTCAGCTTTGGCCCGGCCATGCCGCATACGGTGTACACGGGGCATTCCGAACACGAATTCATCACGGAAAAGCAGTTGTTGTTGAACTTGCAGATGTACACGGCCGTGCTCATTGAGCTGGCGCAATAA
- a CDS encoding HDOD domain-containing protein: MDRLEVFKIIALQASKGELTFPANVKATLKLQEALDDPDCHIEAAARMVMAEPLLSARVVALANSAAYNRTGNEIANVRAAVSRLGFATLKSMVASVIVRQLGSQITDPQLRAKSAKLWEHTAHVAALSQVIARKVTHVDVETAMFAAIVHEVGGFYLLSRAEEYPGLLDDNTEDWIEYGEKLIGRGVLRQLEVPDLVLQAVEGMWHGGSPFPPRTLGATLVLANDLAPVGSPLHPPESAARRQAAAKIDFGIGGSTLHTILEESAEEIESLAAALLV, encoded by the coding sequence ATGGATAGACTGGAAGTATTCAAGATTATCGCGTTGCAGGCCAGCAAGGGCGAGCTGACCTTCCCTGCCAACGTCAAGGCCACCCTGAAGCTGCAGGAAGCGCTGGACGACCCCGATTGCCACATCGAGGCGGCCGCGCGCATGGTCATGGCCGAGCCGCTGTTGTCGGCCAGGGTCGTGGCGCTGGCCAACTCGGCCGCCTACAACCGTACCGGCAATGAAATCGCCAATGTGCGCGCGGCCGTTTCGCGCCTGGGCTTTGCCACCTTGAAGTCGATGGTGGCGTCCGTCATCGTACGCCAGCTGGGCAGCCAGATTACCGACCCGCAATTGCGCGCCAAGTCCGCCAAGCTGTGGGAACACACGGCCCACGTGGCCGCGCTGAGCCAGGTCATCGCCAGGAAAGTCACGCACGTGGACGTGGAAACGGCCATGTTTGCCGCCATCGTGCATGAAGTGGGCGGCTTTTATCTGCTGTCGCGCGCCGAGGAATATCCGGGCTTGCTCGACGATAATACGGAAGACTGGATCGAATACGGCGAAAAACTGATCGGCCGCGGCGTGCTGCGCCAGCTGGAAGTGCCGGACCTCGTGCTGCAGGCCGTGGAAGGCATGTGGCATGGCGGCAGCCCGTTTCCGCCGCGCACCCTGGGCGCGACCCTGGTGCTGGCCAACGACCTGGCGCCCGTCGGCTCGCCCCTGCACCCGCCGGAAAGCGCCGCGCGGCGCCAGGCGGCGGCGAAGATCGACTTCGGCATCGGCGGCAGCACCCTGCATACGATACTCGAGGAATCGGCCGAAGAGATCGAATCGCTGGCGGCCGCCTTGCTGGTGTAA